In Nitrobacteraceae bacterium AZCC 1564, the following proteins share a genomic window:
- a CDS encoding succinyl-CoA synthetase beta subunit (product_source=KO:K01903; cath_funfam=3.30.470.20,3.40.50.261; cog=COG0045; ko=KO:K01903; pfam=PF00549,PF08442; superfamily=52210,56059; tigrfam=TIGR01016): MNLEEYAAKQSVLASAGVPIPNGIVCRSPEEVSAAVAKIGPSVIKAQVPTGKRGKSGGIKMADTPEDGATAARQILGMMIGGSRVERVLVEERCPIERELYAAVLIDVPSRSPLVLFSTEGGMDIEEVAEQKPGAIRRHVVDLKQGFTAAHAAELLAGLNLGPTAVDIGETLVKLYRVFCDSDAELVEINPLALLKSGKVVALDCKFSLDDASTSRQPELVKVAHPPKMTALEERGLEHGLKFIQLDGNVGVLANGAGLTMTTMDVIDHLGGRPANFLEIGGEAYTKAEVALDLVLSNPGVKSLVVNFCGAFARTDVMADGVVRAWETLKPKVPAFFSIHGTGSDEAVKLVRERLGIEPYDLMEDAVKAAIEAAQ, encoded by the coding sequence ATGAATCTTGAAGAATACGCAGCGAAGCAAAGCGTTCTGGCGTCGGCCGGGGTGCCTATTCCCAATGGCATCGTTTGCCGAAGTCCGGAAGAAGTCTCGGCCGCCGTCGCAAAAATTGGGCCGTCTGTGATCAAAGCGCAGGTGCCAACCGGCAAGCGCGGCAAGTCCGGTGGCATCAAGATGGCGGATACCCCAGAGGATGGTGCCACGGCCGCCCGCCAGATCCTCGGCATGATGATTGGCGGAAGTCGCGTGGAGCGCGTGCTGGTCGAGGAGCGTTGTCCGATCGAGCGTGAACTTTATGCCGCTGTTCTCATCGATGTGCCGAGCCGAAGCCCTCTCGTCCTGTTCTCCACGGAAGGAGGCATGGACATCGAGGAAGTTGCGGAGCAAAAGCCCGGTGCGATCAGGCGACATGTCGTTGATCTCAAGCAGGGCTTTACAGCTGCCCATGCGGCGGAGCTTCTCGCCGGCCTCAACCTCGGGCCGACGGCTGTCGATATCGGTGAAACGCTTGTCAAATTGTATCGCGTCTTTTGCGACAGCGACGCCGAGCTTGTGGAGATCAATCCCCTTGCTCTTCTAAAGAGCGGCAAGGTCGTGGCGCTGGATTGCAAGTTCTCCCTGGACGATGCGTCGACCAGCCGGCAGCCTGAGCTCGTCAAAGTGGCGCATCCGCCCAAGATGACGGCGCTGGAAGAGCGCGGGCTGGAACACGGGCTGAAGTTCATTCAGCTCGATGGCAATGTCGGCGTTCTGGCCAATGGTGCTGGGCTGACGATGACGACGATGGATGTCATCGATCATCTCGGTGGACGTCCGGCGAACTTCCTTGAGATCGGTGGCGAAGCCTACACCAAGGCCGAGGTCGCGCTTGATCTTGTGTTGTCAAACCCTGGTGTCAAAAGCCTTGTGGTCAATTTCTGTGGCGCCTTCGCGCGCACCGATGTGATGGCCGATGGCGTGGTTCGCGCCTGGGAGACGCTCAAGCCAAAGGTGCCGGCATTCTTTTCGATTCACGGTACGGGTTCGGACGAAGCGGTCAAGCTCGTCCGGGAACGGCTTGGCATCGAACCTTATGATCTCATGGAAGACGCGGTTAAAGCGGCGATCGAGGCAGCGCAATGA
- a CDS encoding succinyl-CoA synthetase alpha subunit (product_source=KO:K01902; cath_funfam=3.40.50.261,3.40.50.720; cog=COG0074; ko=KO:K01902; pfam=PF02629,PF13607; smart=SM00881; superfamily=51735,52210; tigrfam=TIGR01019): MIYRRGQKVLVQGITGKQGSFWAEKMMECGTEIVGGVNPKRAGETHLGIPIFGSAVEAAKQTRCDVSVIFIPPSMARDAIVDAIDAGIGTIVTLTEHIPSHDVLDIFAHARGSNSRIIGPNTAGIVTPGEGFVGIMPGHNPNVFTPGNVGVISRSGSLGTLMCLNLTRANLGQSAFIGIGGDPMIGTTTRDALEALDRDDRTEAVVLVGEIGGTMEEEAAEYARTMKKPIVSFIAGRSSPPDKKMGHAGAIVTGGRGGYASKRAALEKAGVRVANTPAEITAFLADAMMPARAVSKRAAAR, translated from the coding sequence ATGATTTATCGACGTGGTCAAAAAGTTCTGGTGCAAGGCATCACCGGCAAGCAAGGCTCGTTCTGGGCCGAGAAAATGATGGAGTGCGGCACCGAGATCGTCGGAGGCGTCAATCCGAAGCGCGCCGGTGAAACCCATCTCGGCATACCGATCTTCGGTTCGGCGGTCGAAGCGGCGAAGCAGACGCGCTGCGATGTTTCGGTGATCTTCATTCCGCCGTCGATGGCACGCGATGCCATCGTCGACGCCATTGATGCGGGTATCGGCACCATCGTGACCCTCACGGAGCACATTCCGAGCCATGATGTGCTCGACATCTTTGCCCACGCGCGTGGGTCGAACAGCCGGATCATTGGACCCAACACTGCTGGCATTGTGACGCCCGGCGAAGGATTTGTTGGGATTATGCCTGGCCACAATCCGAATGTGTTTACGCCCGGCAACGTTGGCGTCATTTCGCGAAGTGGCAGTCTGGGCACGCTGATGTGTCTCAATCTGACGCGCGCTAATCTGGGACAGTCCGCCTTTATCGGCATCGGTGGCGATCCCATGATCGGCACGACGACACGTGATGCGCTGGAAGCTCTTGATCGTGATGACCGGACGGAGGCCGTCGTGTTGGTCGGAGAAATCGGCGGCACTATGGAAGAAGAAGCCGCGGAATATGCCCGCACGATGAAGAAGCCCATTGTGTCCTTCATCGCTGGGCGGTCGTCTCCACCAGACAAGAAAATGGGGCACGCCGGTGCAATCGTGACCGGTGGTCGCGGCGGATATGCCTCGAAAAGAGCGGCGCTCGAAAAGGCGGGTGTCAGAGTGGCAAATACGCCGGCCGAGATCACCGCGTTCCTGGCTGACGCGATGATGCCGGCACGGGCGGTCAGCAAGCGCGCGGCCGCTCGCTAA
- a CDS encoding mono/diheme cytochrome c family protein (product_source=COG2010; cath_funfam=1.10.760.10; cleavage_site_network=SignalP-noTM; cog=COG2010; ko=KO:K00386; superfamily=46626; transmembrane_helix_parts=Inside_1_4,TMhelix_5_24,Outside_25_108): MKRVVVSGLMSAAVLAGAAYVPITAKAKPVSYKLPEETATFKPGPNLNVVQNNCTACHSADYIKTQPQGPKFKKDFWQAEVTKMIKVYGAPIEEADVGKIVDYLTATY, translated from the coding sequence ATGAAGCGAGTGGTTGTGAGCGGCCTCATGAGTGCGGCAGTACTAGCTGGTGCTGCTTACGTTCCCATCACGGCTAAGGCCAAACCTGTCTCCTACAAGCTTCCTGAGGAGACAGCTACTTTCAAGCCAGGACCGAATCTGAACGTCGTCCAGAATAACTGCACAGCGTGTCATTCGGCCGATTACATCAAGACGCAGCCTCAGGGCCCGAAGTTCAAGAAAGATTTCTGGCAGGCCGAAGTCACCAAGATGATCAAAGTCTATGGCGCGCCCATCGAAGAGGCGGATGTCGGGAAGATCGTAGACTACCTTACCGCGACTTACTGA
- a CDS encoding sulfoacetaldehyde acetyltransferase (product_source=KO:K03852; cath_funfam=3.40.50.1220,3.40.50.970; cog=COG0028; ko=KO:K03852; pfam=PF00205,PF02775,PF02776; superfamily=52467,52518; tigrfam=TIGR03457), which yields MKMTTEEAFVKVLQMHGIEHAFGIIGSAFMPISDLFPQAGITFWDVAHEANGGLICDGYTRSTGKMAMAIAQNGPGITGFVTPIKTAYWNHTPMLLVTPQAANKTIGQGGFQEVEQMALFRDMVCYQEEVRDPSRVAEVLNRVILKAKRLSAPAQLNIPRDFWTQVIDINLPAIVEFERPAGGEAAVAEAAKLLSEAKFPVILSGAGVVIGNAIDACVALAERLDAPVCNNYQHNDSFPGSHRLAVGPLGYNGSKAAMELVAKADVVLALGTRLNPFSTLPGYGIDYWPKTAKIIQVDINADRIGLTKPVTVGICGDAKLVAQGILAQLTPTAGNAGREDRKALVHSTKSKWLQTLSSMDHEDDDPGTTWNEDARKRDKDLMSPRQAWRAIQAGLPRDAIISSDIGNNCAIGNAYPAFDNGRKYLAPGLFGPCGYGFPAIIGAKIGNPDTPCVGFAGDGAFGISMNEMGSIGRAEWPGVTMVIFRNYQWGAEKRNSILWYDNNFVGTELNTDLSYAKVAQACGLEGVVVKTQTELTDALRKACEAQKMGVTTFIEVLLNQELGEPFRRDAMKKPVKVAGIKREDMRPQKVA from the coding sequence ATGAAAATGACGACGGAAGAAGCATTCGTAAAAGTGCTGCAGATGCACGGCATCGAGCATGCATTCGGCATTATCGGTTCGGCGTTCATGCCGATTTCCGATCTGTTTCCTCAGGCTGGCATCACGTTTTGGGATGTAGCTCACGAGGCCAATGGCGGTCTGATCTGCGACGGTTACACGCGTTCGACCGGCAAGATGGCCATGGCGATTGCCCAAAATGGTCCGGGCATCACGGGCTTCGTTACCCCGATCAAGACTGCTTACTGGAATCACACACCGATGTTGCTGGTGACGCCGCAGGCCGCGAACAAGACGATCGGGCAGGGCGGTTTCCAGGAAGTTGAGCAGATGGCTCTGTTCCGTGACATGGTTTGCTATCAGGAGGAGGTCCGGGATCCGTCGCGCGTCGCGGAGGTGCTAAACCGCGTCATTCTCAAGGCGAAGCGGCTTTCCGCGCCGGCGCAGCTCAACATTCCGCGCGATTTTTGGACGCAGGTGATCGACATCAATCTGCCAGCCATCGTGGAATTTGAACGTCCTGCAGGCGGCGAGGCAGCAGTTGCGGAAGCGGCAAAGCTGCTGTCGGAAGCAAAATTCCCCGTGATCCTGTCGGGCGCTGGCGTGGTGATCGGAAACGCGATCGACGCTTGCGTTGCTTTGGCCGAACGACTCGATGCTCCGGTCTGCAATAACTACCAGCACAATGACAGTTTCCCCGGAAGTCATCGGCTCGCCGTCGGTCCGCTCGGCTACAATGGATCGAAGGCCGCCATGGAGTTGGTTGCGAAGGCGGATGTCGTGTTGGCGCTGGGCACCCGCTTGAATCCGTTCTCGACGTTGCCTGGGTATGGCATCGATTACTGGCCAAAGACCGCCAAGATCATTCAGGTCGACATCAATGCCGATCGTATCGGCCTGACCAAGCCAGTGACCGTGGGAATTTGCGGCGATGCGAAGTTGGTTGCTCAAGGCATTCTGGCCCAACTCACACCGACCGCAGGGAATGCAGGCCGCGAAGACCGTAAGGCGCTGGTGCATTCCACCAAATCAAAATGGCTGCAGACGCTGTCCAGCATGGATCATGAAGACGACGATCCGGGCACGACCTGGAATGAAGACGCCCGCAAGCGGGACAAGGATCTGATGTCCCCGCGCCAAGCCTGGCGCGCTATTCAGGCGGGGCTACCGCGCGATGCCATCATATCGAGCGATATCGGCAACAATTGCGCGATTGGGAATGCTTATCCGGCGTTCGATAACGGCCGGAAATACCTTGCACCCGGTCTATTCGGACCTTGCGGCTACGGTTTCCCGGCGATCATTGGCGCCAAGATCGGAAATCCGGACACGCCCTGTGTTGGCTTCGCTGGTGACGGTGCGTTCGGCATCTCAATGAATGAGATGGGATCGATCGGCCGTGCGGAATGGCCGGGCGTGACAATGGTGATCTTCCGCAACTATCAGTGGGGTGCGGAAAAGCGCAACTCGATTCTCTGGTACGATAACAACTTCGTCGGCACCGAGCTGAATACGGACTTGAGCTACGCGAAAGTGGCTCAAGCCTGTGGTCTCGAGGGCGTCGTGGTAAAAACGCAGACCGAACTCACTGACGCACTGCGGAAGGCTTGTGAAGCTCAGAAGATGGGCGTCACGACATTCATCGAAGTTTTGCTCAACCAGGAGCTCGGCGAGCCCTTCCGGCGCGACGCCATGAAGAAGCCGGTCAAGGTTGCCGGGATCAAGCGGGAGGACATGCGGCCGCAGAAAGTCGCCTAA
- a CDS encoding sulfite dehydrogenase (product_source=KO:K05301; cath_funfam=2.60.40.650,3.90.420.10; cleavage_site_network=SignalP-noTM; cog=COG2041; ko=KO:K05301; pfam=PF00174,PF03404; superfamily=56524), producing the protein MMNRRTVLKGGLAMAAGSGALGGFSPASFAETLTLPFENGERPIVKYPQKRAMIGLTSRPPQLETPFSVFNENIITPNDAFFVRYHLADVPLDIDPDKFTVDIKGKVDKPLKLSLADIKKMPANELVAVNQCSGNSRGFFSPRVAGGQLGNGAMGNARWKGVPLKTVLDKVGLQAGAKQVVFGAMDGPVSDKTPDFAKALDLDHAKDGDVMLAYAMNGEDLPVLNGYPLRLIVPGYYGTYWVKHLNEINVIDTVFDNFWMKTAYRIPDNDCNCVEPGTAPKATIPINKFTVRSFLTNLADGAKVKAGAETPLRGIAFDGGSGIKGVAISTDGGQTWTSARLGKDLGRYSFREWKSSVKLPAGAHELKIRATSNDGKTQPLQPLWNPAGYLRNVVETYRVVAA; encoded by the coding sequence ATGATGAATCGCAGAACCGTGTTGAAGGGCGGTCTCGCCATGGCGGCGGGGAGCGGGGCCCTCGGTGGATTTTCTCCCGCGAGTTTCGCAGAGACATTGACGCTTCCATTTGAGAATGGTGAACGGCCAATCGTCAAATATCCACAGAAGCGCGCGATGATCGGCCTCACAAGCCGCCCACCTCAGCTTGAAACACCGTTCTCCGTGTTCAACGAGAACATCATTACGCCGAATGACGCGTTCTTCGTGCGCTACCACCTAGCTGATGTGCCGCTCGATATCGACCCTGACAAGTTCACGGTCGATATCAAAGGCAAGGTCGACAAGCCATTGAAGCTCTCGCTTGCCGACATCAAGAAGATGCCGGCAAATGAACTCGTCGCAGTCAATCAATGTTCAGGAAACAGCCGTGGTTTCTTCTCGCCCCGCGTAGCCGGTGGCCAGCTCGGCAACGGCGCTATGGGAAATGCGCGCTGGAAGGGCGTTCCCCTCAAGACTGTCCTCGACAAAGTCGGTCTGCAGGCAGGCGCCAAGCAGGTCGTGTTCGGTGCGATGGATGGACCGGTCAGTGACAAGACGCCGGACTTCGCCAAGGCGCTGGACCTCGACCATGCGAAAGACGGCGATGTGATGCTGGCATATGCCATGAACGGAGAGGACCTCCCAGTTCTTAACGGATATCCCCTGCGCTTGATCGTGCCCGGTTATTACGGCACCTACTGGGTCAAACATCTCAACGAGATCAACGTCATCGATACGGTGTTTGATAACTTCTGGATGAAGACGGCCTATCGGATTCCGGATAACGATTGCAATTGCGTCGAGCCGGGAACAGCGCCGAAGGCCACCATTCCGATCAACAAATTCACCGTGCGGTCGTTTCTGACCAATCTCGCCGACGGCGCCAAGGTAAAAGCTGGTGCTGAGACGCCACTCAGAGGCATCGCATTCGATGGCGGGAGCGGCATCAAGGGCGTCGCGATTTCAACGGATGGCGGACAAACATGGACGTCCGCACGGCTCGGCAAGGACCTTGGTCGATATTCATTCCGCGAATGGAAGTCGTCGGTCAAATTGCCGGCCGGTGCGCATGAGTTGAAGATCCGTGCGACCAGCAACGACGGCAAAACCCAGCCCCTGCAGCCATTGTGGAATCCCGCAGGCTACCTGCGTAACGTCGTCGAAACCTATCGCGTCGTGGCGGCTTGA
- a CDS encoding MFS family permease (product_source=COG0477; cath_funfam=1.20.1250.20; cog=COG0477; pfam=PF07690; superfamily=103473; transmembrane_helix_parts=Inside_1_10,TMhelix_11_28,Outside_29_47,TMhelix_48_70,Inside_71_76,TMhelix_77_99,Outside_100_163,TMhelix_164_186,Inside_187_232,TMhelix_233_251,Outside_252_260,TMhelix_261_283,Inside_284_295,TMhelix_296_318,Outside_319_322,TMhelix_323_345,Inside_346_357,TMhelix_358_380,Outside_381_389,TMhelix_390_407,Inside_408_436) — protein MMLMRNQASRLVLFTICLMYLIFYVDRVNLSTAAPIMQKDLGLTATQLGIAFSAFAYPYAFFQIAGGWLGDRLGPRVTLLLCALLVAGSTIWTGMVGGLVALFVARLCLGIGEGPAFPTATRALSNWMRPDQRGFAQGITHAFARFGNAVTPPLIALLVVAFSWRVSFYVLGAASLLWAALWWFYFRDDPRTHPQITPQDLEGLPPATVAATRKDVPWGPLLKRILPVTLTDFCYGWILWLYLNWLPSFFMHEFKLDLKKSALFAAGVFFAGVVGDTLGGILSDRILRKTGNVGKARISVIVLGFLGSFCFMLPIVFVHDLTTIAICLSLAFFFAELIVAPIWAVPMDIAPQYSGSASGFMNFGFGMAGIISPVVFGWAIDLTGRWDVPFIASLGVLLLGAALAFTTNPGKRFVDVRDSQTPLPDAIPEMALNKRS, from the coding sequence ATGATGCTCATGCGGAACCAGGCGAGCCGTCTCGTCCTGTTCACTATCTGCCTTATGTATCTTATTTTCTATGTTGATCGCGTCAATCTCTCGACCGCGGCGCCGATCATGCAGAAAGATCTTGGTCTTACTGCAACGCAACTTGGAATCGCCTTCTCGGCTTTCGCTTATCCTTACGCCTTCTTTCAGATCGCAGGCGGGTGGCTTGGAGATCGTCTCGGACCACGCGTGACGCTGCTTCTCTGCGCATTGCTCGTCGCGGGCTCAACCATCTGGACAGGAATGGTCGGCGGATTGGTTGCGCTTTTTGTCGCAAGGCTTTGCCTCGGCATTGGAGAGGGACCTGCATTTCCTACGGCGACGCGTGCACTTTCCAATTGGATGCGGCCCGATCAGCGTGGATTTGCGCAAGGCATCACGCACGCCTTTGCTCGCTTTGGCAATGCCGTAACGCCTCCCCTTATTGCGTTGCTCGTCGTTGCGTTCTCCTGGCGCGTTTCCTTCTACGTGCTTGGCGCAGCAAGTCTCCTTTGGGCTGCCCTGTGGTGGTTTTACTTCCGCGACGATCCGCGCACGCACCCTCAAATTACGCCACAGGATCTCGAAGGGCTGCCTCCGGCGACAGTCGCAGCCACGCGAAAGGACGTGCCGTGGGGACCATTGCTCAAGCGCATTCTGCCGGTCACCCTGACGGACTTTTGCTATGGCTGGATTCTCTGGCTCTACCTCAACTGGTTGCCATCGTTCTTCATGCACGAATTCAAGCTTGATCTTAAAAAATCAGCTTTGTTTGCAGCTGGGGTGTTCTTCGCTGGCGTCGTTGGCGATACGCTCGGTGGAATTCTCAGCGATCGTATTCTGAGAAAGACTGGGAATGTCGGGAAGGCACGAATCTCAGTCATCGTCCTTGGGTTTCTCGGATCCTTCTGCTTCATGCTGCCGATCGTGTTCGTTCACGATCTGACGACGATCGCGATCTGTCTTAGCCTGGCATTCTTCTTCGCAGAATTGATCGTCGCACCAATCTGGGCTGTGCCGATGGATATTGCTCCGCAATATTCTGGCAGTGCCAGCGGCTTCATGAATTTCGGCTTCGGCATGGCTGGCATTATCTCCCCCGTCGTATTTGGCTGGGCGATTGATCTCACTGGACGATGGGATGTGCCGTTTATCGCTTCACTCGGAGTTCTGTTGCTGGGCGCTGCGCTGGCCTTCACGACGAATCCCGGAAAACGCTTTGTCGATGTGAGGGACAGCCAAACTCCCCTCCCTGACGCAATTCCCGAAATGGCCTTGAACAAGCGGAGCTAG
- a CDS encoding sulfoacetaldehyde dehydrogenase (product_source=KO:K15515; cath_funfam=3.40.309.10,3.40.605.10; cog=COG1012; ko=KO:K15515; pfam=PF00171; superfamily=53720) produces MSAILEMDNRPSSADTIAKDLMRRARAAQQVFADADQARVDEAVRAIAWSLYKPEHARELAELAVEDTGLGNVPDKIIKKQRKTFGTLRDLLRAKTVGEIERDDKRGIVKFAKPIGVVGAITPSTNPGATPVNKTMMAIKGRNAVIIAPSPLGYRTTALAVEYMRESLEQIGLPKDLVQILPAPVTKDTTQALMEAVDLVVVTGSQDNVRRAYHSGTPAIGVGAGNVPVIIDETADLASAAQKICASKTFDNATSCSSENAVVIVESVYDAAIEALKKAGGYLVDGVQKQRVQGELWQNGKLNRHLIARDMPVLTKAFELPEEAAKSKFLLVEESGIGKAFPLSGEKLALVLTVYKAPDFEAATQTVRKLLDYQGQGHSMGLHTTNMARAQKLAEDLSVVRVLINFAHTFGNGGGFDSGLEFTLTMGCGSWQKNSISENLNYKHFLNITHLVVPIPEDKPSEEELFGPHWTRYGK; encoded by the coding sequence ATGAGTGCCATCCTTGAAATGGACAATCGACCGTCAAGCGCGGATACCATCGCGAAGGACCTCATGCGGCGGGCGCGTGCTGCGCAGCAAGTCTTCGCTGATGCCGACCAGGCTCGAGTGGATGAAGCGGTGCGGGCCATCGCTTGGTCGCTCTACAAGCCGGAGCATGCCCGGGAGTTGGCCGAGCTCGCGGTTGAAGATACGGGCCTGGGCAATGTGCCCGACAAAATCATCAAGAAGCAGCGCAAGACATTCGGTACGCTTCGCGACCTTCTCCGGGCCAAGACCGTGGGGGAGATCGAGCGTGACGACAAGCGTGGCATCGTCAAGTTTGCCAAGCCGATTGGAGTTGTCGGCGCCATTACGCCATCGACCAATCCCGGCGCGACGCCCGTCAACAAGACGATGATGGCGATCAAGGGCCGCAACGCGGTGATTATCGCACCTTCACCGCTTGGCTATCGGACGACGGCGCTTGCCGTTGAATATATGCGCGAAAGTCTTGAGCAGATTGGGCTTCCGAAGGATCTCGTTCAGATTCTTCCGGCTCCCGTGACGAAGGATACGACCCAGGCGCTTATGGAGGCCGTTGACCTCGTGGTCGTGACCGGCTCTCAAGACAATGTTCGCCGCGCTTATCATAGCGGTACGCCCGCGATCGGCGTCGGGGCTGGCAATGTGCCCGTCATCATTGATGAGACTGCCGACCTCGCATCGGCTGCTCAAAAGATCTGCGCGTCGAAGACATTCGACAACGCCACATCATGCTCTTCGGAGAACGCGGTGGTAATCGTGGAGTCCGTATATGACGCGGCGATTGAAGCGCTGAAGAAGGCGGGCGGGTACCTCGTTGATGGTGTACAGAAGCAGCGCGTTCAAGGCGAACTCTGGCAGAACGGAAAGCTGAACCGGCATCTCATCGCACGCGATATGCCAGTGCTCACGAAGGCATTTGAATTGCCTGAGGAAGCCGCGAAATCGAAGTTCCTGTTGGTGGAAGAGAGTGGCATCGGAAAAGCGTTTCCGTTGTCGGGCGAGAAGCTGGCGCTGGTTCTCACGGTCTACAAGGCTCCGGATTTTGAAGCTGCGACCCAGACGGTTCGGAAGCTTCTTGACTATCAGGGGCAGGGCCACTCGATGGGCCTGCACACCACCAACATGGCAAGGGCGCAGAAACTTGCCGAAGACCTGTCGGTCGTTCGCGTTCTGATCAATTTCGCGCACACCTTCGGCAATGGCGGCGGATTCGACAGCGGTCTTGAGTTCACGCTGACGATGGGATGCGGCTCCTGGCAGAAGAACAGCATCTCGGAAAACCTGAACTACAAGCACTTCCTCAATATCACGCACCTCGTGGTTCCTATCCCCGAAGACAAGCCCTCGGAGGAAGAGCTTTTTGGTCCGCACTGGACTCGGTACGGGAAGTAG
- a CDS encoding DNA-binding transcriptional LysR family regulator (product_source=COG0583; cath_funfam=1.10.10.10,3.40.190.10; cog=COG0583; pfam=PF00126,PF03466; superfamily=46785,53850), translating into MSQDLDIALLRTFVAIVDTGGLTSAGRRVGRTQPAITHQIKRLEDLIGRTLFDDNRRKLSLTHDGEVLLEFARAILKLNAEARARFSAPDIAGHVTLGTPDLYASYILPEVLETFSKSHPNVEIELRCTRSVQLHAALERGEIDIALMTNQPDFRRGELVRREPLVWVAGIGSAPELRKPIPLAVLPQGSVYRHHALEALGAAGRQWSIRSVCDSIAGLQAAVFAGLAVSVFPRCAIVPNLRCLDEADGLPKLPPIELVMHRKRQGISEAAEQLAQHISRELGDVDSAASLVPAK; encoded by the coding sequence TTGAGCCAGGACCTCGACATCGCTTTACTCAGAACGTTCGTTGCTATCGTTGATACCGGAGGCCTAACATCCGCAGGCAGACGCGTGGGACGAACACAACCGGCCATCACGCATCAGATAAAACGCTTGGAAGATTTGATTGGTCGGACACTTTTCGACGACAATCGCCGCAAACTAAGCCTCACGCATGATGGAGAGGTTCTGCTCGAGTTCGCACGTGCAATATTGAAATTGAATGCGGAGGCGCGCGCGCGATTTTCAGCACCGGATATTGCGGGCCATGTCACCCTAGGCACGCCGGATCTCTACGCGTCCTACATTCTTCCGGAAGTGCTCGAGACATTTTCCAAATCGCACCCGAATGTCGAGATTGAGTTGCGCTGCACACGCAGCGTCCAACTGCATGCGGCACTGGAGCGTGGAGAAATCGACATCGCATTGATGACCAATCAACCGGACTTCCGGCGCGGCGAACTCGTGAGGCGCGAGCCGCTTGTCTGGGTCGCCGGCATAGGCAGCGCGCCCGAGCTGAGAAAGCCGATTCCGCTTGCGGTGCTTCCTCAGGGCAGTGTGTACCGACATCACGCACTTGAAGCATTGGGCGCAGCAGGCCGTCAGTGGTCGATTCGCTCAGTCTGTGACAGCATCGCGGGCCTACAAGCCGCGGTGTTTGCCGGACTCGCCGTGTCTGTGTTTCCGCGTTGCGCAATCGTTCCGAACCTGCGCTGCCTCGACGAGGCGGATGGCTTGCCCAAGCTTCCGCCCATTGAGCTCGTCATGCATCGCAAACGCCAGGGCATCTCGGAGGCAGCAGAGCAGCTTGCGCAGCATATCTCCCGCGAACTCGGCGACGTAGACTCCGCCGCCTCGCTCGTTCCTGCCAAATAG